GCCCGGCCGAGAGCGACCTCGCGACCCGCGATGCCGTGGCCGCCATCGTGGCCGATGTCGCGCTGCGCGGCGACGCGGCGGTGGCGGAGTACGCGCGTCGCTTCGATGCGAGCGACCTCGCGCCGGCCGAGTGGGAGCTCTCGCCCGCGACCTGCGCTGCGGCCCTGGACCGGATCCCGCCGGCCTTGCGTGAAGCGCTCCATTTCGCGGCGGACCGGATCCGTCGCTACCACATCCAGCAGATCGACCACGGTTTCGAGCAGCGCGAATCCGACGGCACACTCCTCGGCATGCGGGTGACGCCGCTCGACGCCGTGGGTCTCTACGTGCCCGGCGGAAAGGCCGCCTATCCCAGCTCCGTGCTGATGAACGCGATCCCCGCTGTGGTCGCCGGGGTGCGCGAGATCATCGCCGTGACGCCGCCAGGGGGTGCCAATGACGCGGTGCTCGCGGCGCTTTCCCTGAGCGGGGTCACCCGGGTCTTCAGGGTGGGTGGCGCGCAGGCGGTTGCGGCGCTCGCATATGGCACGGCGACGATCCCCCGCGTCGACAAGATTGTCGGTCCAGGGAACCGCTGGGTGGCCGAAGCGAAGCGGCAACTCTTTGGGCAGGTCGGCATCGATATGATCGCCGGGCCGACCGAGGTGCTCATCCTCGCCGACGACAGCGCCGATGCCGACAATCTCGCCGCCGACCTCATCGCCCAGGCCGAGCACGACGAAGACGCCGGCGCCTGGCTGGCCACCACCTCGCGTGAACTTGCGCGGGCCATCCCGGCCGCACTGGAGCGCGCCCTGGCCCACGCACCCCGGGCCGCCATCGCGCGAGTGGCCCTGGCCCGGCAGGGGCTCATCATCATGGTCCCCGACCGGGCCCATCTCGTGGCTGTCGCAAACCTCCGGGCCAGCGAGCATCTCGAGATCGTGACCCGCGATGCCGAGGAACTCTCCCGATCGGTGCGTCACGCCGGCGCCATCTTCCTCGGGCACGATACCCCCGAGCCGGTGGGCGATTACGTCGCCGGCCCGAGCCACGTGCTGCCCACCGGGGGAACCGCGCGCTATGCCTCGCCGTTGGGCGTATATGATTTCGTCAAGCGGACCTCGGTCGTGCAATACTCGCGGGCTGCCCTCGATGCAGCTGCGCCGCACATCGTGGCGCTCGCTGAGGCCGAAGGGCTCTTCGGCCACGCGGCATCGGTCCAACGGAGAATGAGGACTCGGTGACACGCAAGCTCGCCATTGTACTTGGCCTTACCGCGCTCTTCACACTCGTGGAGATCGTGGGTGGCCTCGTCAGCAATTCGCTGACGCTGCTCGCCGATGCTGGCCATATGGGAACCGACGTCGCTGCGCTCGGGCTCGCGCTGTTCGGGGCAAAGATCGCCCAGCGGCGCAACGGCGCCGCCCAGCATTTCGGCAACCTGCGCTGGGAGGTGCTCGCCGCGCTGGTGAATGGCCTGGCGCTGTTCGTGATCGGTCTCGCGATCACCATAGAAGCAGTCGACCGACTCAAGCATCCGCGCCCGATCGATGCCACGCTCTTTGGTGTAGTCGCCAGCGTCGGGCTCGTCGTGAACGTTCTCTCATTGCGGGTGCTGCACGGACATCACCACCACGATATCAATGTCCGGGGCGCCTACCTCCATATCATGGGCGATATCCTCGGCTCCGTCGGCGCGATATCGGCCGCCGTGGTGATCCATTTCACCGGGTGGTTACCGGCCGACCCGCTGATCTCGGTGCTGGTTTCGGTGCTGATCCTCCGGAGCGCCTGGCGTCTGGTCAAGGAGAGCGCCACCATCCTGCTCGACCGCGTGCCGGGGCATGTGGCCCTTGCCGAAGTGGAAGCCCGGCTCCGCCAGCACACCGCGGTCGATGCGGTTCACGACGTTCACGTCTGGACCGTCGCCAATGGATTGGTGGCAATGAGTGCTCACGTGGTCGTCCCCGCCCTCGAAGAGCACCCCGAGGTCCTCCGGCAGCTCGAAGTCGAGATGGGAACGCTCGGCATCGGGCATGTCACGATCCAGCTTGAGACCGGTGGGGCGTGTGGGGGGGAGCTCTGTGGCGATGCCGAGGCCCCGTCGGGGCCGGCGTCGGTCGGCGGACATGGGGCGCATCACGGGCACAACCACGCCCATTGATCGGCTTGCGGTGCCCCGGTGCCCCGGGTATATATGCCGCCCTTGGGTACTTGGGATCTGTCACATAGGGGTCGTTTGCAGTGGAAATTCGCAACATCGCCATCATCGCACACGTCGACCATGGCAAGACAACGCTGGTCGATCAGATGCTCCGGCAGGCCGGCGCCTTCCGCGCCAATCAGCATGTCGAAGAGCGCGTGATGGACTCGAATCCGCTCGAAAAGGAGCGGGGCATCACGATTCTCGCCAAGAACACCGCCATCACCTGGCACGGTGTGAAGGTGAACATCGTCGATACCCCGGGCCACGCGGACTTCGGGGGTGAAGTCGAGCGAATCCTGCGGATGGTCGATGGCGTGCTCATTCTGGTCGACGCCGCCGAAGGCCCGATGCCGCAAACCCGCTTCGTGACCCGCAAGGCGCTGGCCCTCGGCCTGCAGCCGATCGTCGCCATCAACAAGATCGACCGTTCCGATGCCGAGCCGATGCGCGTGCACGATGAAGTGCTCTCGCTGTTCATGGACCTCGACGCGACCGAAGCGCAGCTCGATTGCCCGTTCCTCTACACCTCCAGCCGTGCCGGTACCGCCACGCACGAACTGGATGAGCCGGGGACCACGCTCGAGCCGCTGTTTGATACCATCGTGAAGACCGTCCCGGCGCCCACGGGCAACCCGGGCGAACCGTTCCAGATGCTGGTCTCGACCCTCGACTTCTCCTCGTTCCTGGGCCGGATCGCCATCGGCCGGATCGAGCACGGCACCATCAATGTCGGCGACCAGGTGGCCCTGTTGCCCCTCGGTGAGCCGGGCATGGTCGGTGACGAGCCGGGCATCGAGCGCAATCGCGTCACCAAGCTCTACACCTTCGACGGCCTCCATCGCATCGAGGTCCAGCACGCATCGGCTGGCGATATCATCGCCCTCGCCGGCTTCGAGACGCTCGATATCGGCAAGACGTTCACCTCGGTCGACAAGCTCGAGCGGCTCGAAGGGATCGCCGTCGAAGAGCCGACGATCTCGGTCGACTTCATTGTGAGCAACTCGCCGTTTGCCGGCCGCGAAGGGAAGTACGTCACCTCGCGCCAGCTGCGCGACCGGCTCTTCAAGGAACTCGAGCGCAACGTCGCCCTGCGAGTGGAGCCGACCGACTCGCCCGACACGCACTCCGTCTCTGGTCGTGGTGAGCTGCACCTCGGCATCCTGATGGAGACGATGCGCCGTGAGGGATACGAATTCCAGGTCTCTCGCCCGCGCGTGATCCTCAAGGAAGGCGAGAAGGGCGAACGGCTCGAGCCGTACGAGGAGCTGACCATCGATGTGCCCGAGGAGTACATGGGCGTCGTGATGGAGAAGCTCGGGCCGCGGCGGTCAGAAATGACCGAAATGCGAAACCCGGGACAGGGTCAGGTGCGTCTGACCTTCCGGATTCCGTCGCGCGGTCTCTTCGGCTATCGCTCGGAGTTCCTGACGGATACCCGCGGCACCGGCATGATGAATCACCGGTTCCTCGAGTACGGCCCGTGGGCGGGTCCGCTCAGCGGACGCAAGCGCGGTGTGCTGGTGGCCGATCGCGAGGCCAGTGTGGTCGCGTTCGCCCTGGGTAACCTGCAGGATCGCGCCCAGATGTTCGTGGCGCCGGGTGAGCAAGTCTACGAGGGGATGATCGTGGGCGAGAACTCGCGCCCGGCCGATATGGACGTGAACGTGGGCAAGGAAAAGAAGCTCACGAACATGCGCACGACGGCGACCGACGATAACGTCTCGCTCGAACCGCCTCGCCAGATTACTCTGGAGTACGCGCTCGAGTACATCGAGGAAGACGAGCTGATCGAAGTGACGCCGCAGAACATCCGGCTCCGCAAGCGGACACTGCAGGCGACCGAGCGCAAGAAGGTCCAGCGTGCGGCGAATCGGGTCGCCGACGCATCATGAGTGGTACGATGGCTGTGGCTGTTCACCCTGAGCTTGGAACCGTGGAGGCTACCATGTCGGCGTGGGAGGCGTCTCTCGAGGCGACGCTGGACGGAGGCACCGTTATGCGGCGCCCCTTCGATGAGGACGAAGAGGAAAACTTCGACACCGAGGGCTTCGGATTCGACGAGGACGAGGACGATCTCGACGATGACGAGGACGAGGACTTCGAAGACGACGAGGAGGACGCCGAGGACGAAGAGTTCGGCGGCGGCGACTTCGTGTTCGATGAGGACGGCAACGACGACGCCTGATCCTGCCCCACGCTCTGCTTCGACGCCCCGCCTTTCCGGCGGGGCGTCGCCTGTTTCAGCCGTTCCGGGCGTATCATAGAGCATGCTGTGGCCGCTTTCTCTCCCCATCAGCCCGCGCCGGGCCGCCTTTCTCTTCTGCGGCTACCTCCTGGCCATCTGGCTCGGCTACCGCTTCAATCTCATCTCCGCCACGATCTCGCCGGTTTGGCCCGCCACCGGCGTCGCGGTCGCCGGGCTGATGCTCTTCGGCCTCCGGTACTTCCCGGTGCTCGGCCTCGGCGCCTTCACGGTGGCCCTGATGATGGGGCACGGCCTCCCGGTCTCGCTGGCCTTCTTCAGTGCGCCCACGGTCGAAGCGCTGATCATCGTCGGCATCTACCGGCGTGCCTTCCCACGCTCCCGTCGACCGGAGTCGGTCGCGGCGATCGGCGTCTTCCTGCTGGGCGCGATCGTCGGACCGGCCATTGGAGCTCTGATCGGCGCCTGGCCGCTCGGGCGCGAGCTCCACATCCCGGCGCAGTTCCCCCGGCTCTGGCTCGTCTGGTTCAGCGCCGACGTCCTCGGCGCCATCGTGATCGGCACCTTCATCCTCACCTGGTGGCGGCGGCCGTTCCTGCCCCGGACAACGGCACGGCGGCTCGAGTTCGCCGGAATGGTCGTCGCGGTCGCCTTCGCCGGGTGGCTGATCTTCTTCCAGACCTCCCCGACCACGGCCGCCAACTTCCCGGTCACTTTCCTCGCCTTTCCTGCCGGCGCCTGGGCCACGATGCGGTTCGGGCAGCGCGGCGCAACGGCCGCATCCACGATCCTCTGGATCATGGCCGTGCGGGGTACGATGGCGGGGCAGGGTCCCTTCGGCCTTGCCCCCACCGACACGCAACTACTGCAATTGCAGGCCTTCATCGCGGTTCTCGCAATCACCGGCCTGCTGCTGGGTGGCGAGTTCGTTCGGCGCCGCCGGGCCGAGCGCACGCTGACGACCAGCGAAGCACGCTATCGCTCCCTGCTGGCGCAGGCGCCTGAGGCCATCACCGTGTCGGATATTCGGACCGGGCGATTCGTGGAAGTGAACGAAGCAGCGCAACGGCTCTTCGGAATGTCCCGTGACGAGCTGCTTCGTGTCGGCCCGGCCGATGTCAGTGCGGCCCTGCAGCCGGGAGGTACGCCGCTTGATGTCGCCTTTCGGGGTGTGGTCGAGGGAGCCGTCGCCGGGGAACAGCAGGAATTTGAATGGATCCATCTCCGCAGTGATGGGGCGCAGATCCCCTGCGATATCCGATTGATGCGGGTGCCCGGCCGCACGCCGCAGATTCGCGCCACCATCATCGATCGGACCGACCGGCCCACCTTCGCGCAGGTCACGGTGCTCGAATCGCTCGCCCGTGGTGCCACCCTCGAGACTGTGCTCGCGCGATTGCTGACCCTGCTCGAGAGCCAGTTGCGGGGCGGCTGCGGGGCCGTGTTTCGTTGGGACGAGAGTGCGCAGCGTTTCCTCGTACTGAGTGCGCCGAGCATGCCGCCGGATTTCGCCGAGCTGAATCGGAGCACGCCGTTCCATCCCGGGATGCCGTTCGTGTCGCGCACGCGCGCCGGCACGCCGCAGGCCACAGCCGATGTGTTCGAGGATCCCGACTGGGAGGGATTGCGTCCACAGGCCGCGCAGATCGGCTATCGCGCGGTATGGTCGTGGCCCTTCAACGACTCCAACGGTGACAAGCTCGGTGTGATGGTGATGCACTTCGCCAAGAGTCGTCTCCCCACACCGGCGCAGCGTGCGCTCGTCGGCGTGGCCGCATCGCTGGCAGCGCTCGCGATCCAGCGGGACGACAACGCCGCTTCGCTGCGGCAAGCCGAGGAGCAGCTCCGCGAGGCCCAGAAGATGGACGCCGTGGGGCGACTCGCCGGCGGTATCGCCCATGACTTCAACAACCTGCTCACGGTGATTGCGTCGGCATCGAGCCTGCTCGATGGTCGGCTGCCCGACGATCCCGAAGCGGTAGAAGAGCTGGAGATGATTCGCGGCGCCACCGATCAGGCGGCGGGGCTCACTCGCCAATTGCTCGCGTTCTCGCGCCGGCAACCGTGGCAGACGCGCGCCCTCGACCTGAACGATGCAATCGGTCGTCTCGATCCGATGCTCCAGCGCCTTGTGGGTGCGGCCAATCGCATCGAGCTGTCGCTCGACCCTGCGATCGGGCACGTGCGCGCCGACGAAATCCAGGTCCAGCAGGTCCTCATCAACCTGGTGGTGAATGCGCGCGATGCGATGGTGGGTGGCGGTACGATTCGCCTCACCACGCGAGCGCACGTCCCTGGTCGCACCGAGGTTGCGGGGAGCGGACTTCCGACCGACCGCGGTGAATGGGTCGTGCTCGACGTCGAAGACGAAGGCGCCGGATTTCAGGAAGGGATGGAAGACAAGATCTTCGAGCCGTTCTTCACGACCAAACCCGCGGGGCAGGGCACCGGACTCGGGCTTGCCACCGTGTATGGCATCGTCGGACAGGCAGGCGGCTCGATCCAGGCGAGCAATCGCAGCGGCGGTGGAGCCCGTCTTCGGGTGATCCTGCCGACTCTCGTCACCGACACCGCTGGCGGGCCCGGTGTCGTGAGCGTGGAAAGCGACGCGACCGACACTCCCGGGACGCATCTGCTTCTGGTCGAGGACGAAGCAACACTACGCCGCGTGGTCGCCCGGCTGCTGCGCAACTCGGGGTA
This portion of the Gemmatimonadota bacterium genome encodes:
- the typA gene encoding translational GTPase TypA, yielding MEIRNIAIIAHVDHGKTTLVDQMLRQAGAFRANQHVEERVMDSNPLEKERGITILAKNTAITWHGVKVNIVDTPGHADFGGEVERILRMVDGVLILVDAAEGPMPQTRFVTRKALALGLQPIVAINKIDRSDAEPMRVHDEVLSLFMDLDATEAQLDCPFLYTSSRAGTATHELDEPGTTLEPLFDTIVKTVPAPTGNPGEPFQMLVSTLDFSSFLGRIAIGRIEHGTINVGDQVALLPLGEPGMVGDEPGIERNRVTKLYTFDGLHRIEVQHASAGDIIALAGFETLDIGKTFTSVDKLERLEGIAVEEPTISVDFIVSNSPFAGREGKYVTSRQLRDRLFKELERNVALRVEPTDSPDTHSVSGRGELHLGILMETMRREGYEFQVSRPRVILKEGEKGERLEPYEELTIDVPEEYMGVVMEKLGPRRSEMTEMRNPGQGQVRLTFRIPSRGLFGYRSEFLTDTRGTGMMNHRFLEYGPWAGPLSGRKRGVLVADREASVVAFALGNLQDRAQMFVAPGEQVYEGMIVGENSRPADMDVNVGKEKKLTNMRTTATDDNVSLEPPRQITLEYALEYIEEDELIEVTPQNIRLRKRTLQATERKKVQRAANRVADAS
- a CDS encoding MASE1 domain-containing protein, producing MLWPLSLPISPRRAAFLFCGYLLAIWLGYRFNLISATISPVWPATGVAVAGLMLFGLRYFPVLGLGAFTVALMMGHGLPVSLAFFSAPTVEALIIVGIYRRAFPRSRRPESVAAIGVFLLGAIVGPAIGALIGAWPLGRELHIPAQFPRLWLVWFSADVLGAIVIGTFILTWWRRPFLPRTTARRLEFAGMVVAVAFAGWLIFFQTSPTTAANFPVTFLAFPAGAWATMRFGQRGATAASTILWIMAVRGTMAGQGPFGLAPTDTQLLQLQAFIAVLAITGLLLGGEFVRRRRAERTLTTSEARYRSLLAQAPEAITVSDIRTGRFVEVNEAAQRLFGMSRDELLRVGPADVSAALQPGGTPLDVAFRGVVEGAVAGEQQEFEWIHLRSDGAQIPCDIRLMRVPGRTPQIRATIIDRTDRPTFAQVTVLESLARGATLETVLARLLTLLESQLRGGCGAVFRWDESAQRFLVLSAPSMPPDFAELNRSTPFHPGMPFVSRTRAGTPQATADVFEDPDWEGLRPQAAQIGYRAVWSWPFNDSNGDKLGVMVMHFAKSRLPTPAQRALVGVAASLAALAIQRDDNAASLRQAEEQLREAQKMDAVGRLAGGIAHDFNNLLTVIASASSLLDGRLPDDPEAVEELEMIRGATDQAAGLTRQLLAFSRRQPWQTRALDLNDAIGRLDPMLQRLVGAANRIELSLDPAIGHVRADEIQVQQVLINLVVNARDAMVGGGTIRLTTRAHVPGRTEVAGSGLPTDRGEWVVLDVEDEGAGFQEGMEDKIFEPFFTTKPAGQGTGLGLATVYGIVGQAGGSIQASNRSGGGARLRVILPTLVTDTAGGPGVVSVESDATDTPGTHLLLVEDEATLRRVVARLLRNSGYVVEEAESVAQARELLANSETFKLVITDVVMPGASGRELGEYIAAQGGPPVLYTSGYTQDTVFLQRIREEGLPFLAKPFTVDELLAAVRPLVPSPQKS
- the hisD gene encoding histidinol dehydrogenase, whose product is MTGKVSGGAEGGREPVLIRSYDLAREPGGLDGVRALLPRPAESDLATRDAVAAIVADVALRGDAAVAEYARRFDASDLAPAEWELSPATCAAALDRIPPALREALHFAADRIRRYHIQQIDHGFEQRESDGTLLGMRVTPLDAVGLYVPGGKAAYPSSVLMNAIPAVVAGVREIIAVTPPGGANDAVLAALSLSGVTRVFRVGGAQAVAALAYGTATIPRVDKIVGPGNRWVAEAKRQLFGQVGIDMIAGPTEVLILADDSADADNLAADLIAQAEHDEDAGAWLATTSRELARAIPAALERALAHAPRAAIARVALARQGLIIMVPDRAHLVAVANLRASEHLEIVTRDAEELSRSVRHAGAIFLGHDTPEPVGDYVAGPSHVLPTGGTARYASPLGVYDFVKRTSVVQYSRAALDAAAPHIVALAEAEGLFGHAASVQRRMRTR
- a CDS encoding cation diffusion facilitator family transporter; the protein is MTRKLAIVLGLTALFTLVEIVGGLVSNSLTLLADAGHMGTDVAALGLALFGAKIAQRRNGAAQHFGNLRWEVLAALVNGLALFVIGLAITIEAVDRLKHPRPIDATLFGVVASVGLVVNVLSLRVLHGHHHHDINVRGAYLHIMGDILGSVGAISAAVVIHFTGWLPADPLISVLVSVLILRSAWRLVKESATILLDRVPGHVALAEVEARLRQHTAVDAVHDVHVWTVANGLVAMSAHVVVPALEEHPEVLRQLEVEMGTLGIGHVTIQLETGGACGGELCGDAEAPSGPASVGGHGAHHGHNHAH